From one Micromonospora siamensis genomic stretch:
- the thiC gene encoding phosphomethylpyrimidine synthase ThiC, whose translation MQARRKVYVEGSRPDVRVPFAEVELTGDNPPLRLYDTSGPGSDPEVGLPALRGPWIAERGDVAPVRGAGTPLAGERPTQLAYARAGVVTPEMEFVAIREGVAPEFVRDEIAAGRAVLPLNVNHPECEPAIIGKAFLVKVNANIGTSAVTSSVAEEVEKLTWATRWGADTVMDLSTGKRIHETREAIVRNSPVPIGTVPIYQALEKVGGDPVELSWEVFRETVIEQAEQGVDYMTVHAGVLLPYVPLAVDRVTGIVSRGGSIMAAWCLAHHEENFLYTNFRELCAILARYDVTFSLGDGLRPGSIADANDEAQFAELRTLGELTRVAWEYDVQVMIEGPGHVPMHKIKENVDLQQEWCHEAPFYTLGPLTTDIAPAYDHITSAIGAAMIGMFGTAMLCYVTPKEHLGLPDRDDVKAGVIAYKIAAHAADLAKGHPGAQAWDDALSKARFEFRWEDQFNLSLDPETARSYHDATLPAAPAKTAHFCSMCGPKFCSMKITQELKEYAARGMKDKSEEFLSSGGRVYLPLA comes from the coding sequence ATGCAGGCACGTCGCAAGGTCTACGTCGAGGGGTCCCGGCCGGACGTCCGGGTGCCGTTCGCCGAGGTGGAGCTGACCGGGGACAACCCGCCGCTGCGCCTCTACGACACCTCCGGCCCGGGCTCCGACCCGGAGGTGGGGCTGCCCGCGCTGCGCGGGCCGTGGATCGCCGAGCGCGGTGACGTGGCACCGGTACGCGGTGCCGGCACCCCGCTGGCCGGGGAGCGCCCGACCCAGCTCGCGTACGCGCGGGCCGGGGTGGTCACCCCGGAGATGGAGTTCGTGGCGATCCGGGAGGGCGTCGCGCCGGAGTTCGTCCGGGACGAGATCGCGGCCGGGCGGGCGGTGCTGCCGCTCAACGTCAACCACCCGGAGTGCGAGCCGGCGATCATCGGCAAGGCGTTCCTGGTGAAGGTGAACGCCAACATCGGCACCTCGGCCGTCACCTCCTCGGTCGCCGAGGAGGTGGAGAAGCTGACCTGGGCGACCCGGTGGGGCGCGGACACCGTGATGGACCTGTCGACCGGGAAGCGGATCCACGAGACCCGCGAGGCGATCGTGCGCAACTCGCCGGTGCCGATCGGCACGGTCCCGATCTACCAGGCGCTGGAGAAGGTCGGCGGGGACCCGGTGGAGCTGAGCTGGGAGGTGTTCCGGGAGACGGTGATCGAGCAGGCCGAGCAGGGCGTGGACTACATGACGGTGCACGCCGGGGTGCTGCTGCCGTACGTGCCGCTCGCGGTGGACCGGGTGACCGGGATCGTCTCCCGGGGCGGCTCGATCATGGCCGCCTGGTGCCTGGCGCACCACGAGGAGAACTTCCTCTACACCAACTTCCGGGAACTCTGCGCGATCCTGGCCCGCTACGACGTCACCTTCTCGCTCGGTGACGGGCTGCGGCCCGGCTCGATCGCCGACGCCAACGACGAGGCGCAGTTCGCCGAGCTGCGTACCCTCGGCGAGCTGACCAGGGTGGCCTGGGAGTACGACGTCCAGGTGATGATCGAGGGCCCGGGACACGTGCCGATGCACAAGATCAAGGAGAACGTGGACCTCCAGCAGGAGTGGTGCCACGAGGCCCCGTTCTACACCCTCGGCCCGCTGACCACGGACATCGCGCCCGCGTACGACCACATCACCTCGGCGATCGGCGCCGCGATGATCGGCATGTTCGGCACCGCGATGCTCTGCTACGTCACGCCCAAGGAGCACCTGGGGCTGCCGGACCGGGACGACGTGAAGGCCGGGGTGATCGCGTACAAGATCGCGGCACACGCCGCGGACCTGGCCAAGGGGCACCCCGGCGCGCAGGCGTGGGACGACGCGCTGTCGAAGGCGCGGTTCGAGTTCCGCTGGGAGGACCAGTTCAACCTCTCACTGGACCCGGAGACCGCGCGGTCGTACCACGACGCCACGCTGCCCGCCGCGCCGGCGAAGACGGCGCACTTCTGCTCGATGTGCGGGCCGAAGTTCTGCTCCATGAAGATCACCCAGGAGCTGAAGGAGTACGCGGCGCGCGGGATGAAGGACAAGTCCGAGGAGTTTCTCTCCTCCGGCGGCCGGGTGTACCTGCCGCTGGCCTGA
- the thiD gene encoding bifunctional hydroxymethylpyrimidine kinase/phosphomethylpyrimidine kinase translates to MTPQTVLTIAGSDSGAGAGIQADLKTFAALGAYGTSVLTAVTAQNTRGVDAVLPLPPQTVTDQLDSVLGDFAVRAVKTGMLGTPAVADAVAAAARDGRLPRLVVDPVLVATSGHRLGVVDAVERLLPYAEVATPNCAEAAALTGSPVTTVEEMVAAAEALAAGGPAHVVVTGGDVDAAGESVDVLVSGGATTLLRAPRVPTRHNHGTGCSFSAAIAVGLAAGDPVSVAVAAAKEYVTRALTGARGWELGAGRGPLDHFGWSR, encoded by the coding sequence GTGACGCCGCAGACAGTCCTCACCATCGCCGGATCCGACTCCGGAGCGGGCGCCGGCATCCAGGCCGACCTGAAGACGTTCGCCGCGCTCGGCGCGTACGGCACCAGCGTCCTGACCGCCGTCACCGCGCAGAACACCCGGGGCGTCGACGCCGTCCTTCCGCTGCCGCCGCAGACCGTCACCGACCAGCTCGACAGCGTCCTCGGCGACTTCGCCGTACGCGCGGTGAAGACCGGCATGCTCGGCACCCCGGCGGTCGCCGACGCGGTGGCCGCGGCGGCCCGGGACGGCCGGCTGCCCCGGCTGGTCGTCGATCCGGTGCTGGTGGCCACCAGCGGACACCGGCTCGGCGTGGTGGACGCGGTCGAGCGGCTGCTGCCGTACGCGGAGGTGGCGACGCCGAACTGCGCGGAGGCCGCGGCCCTCACCGGAAGCCCGGTGACCACGGTCGAGGAGATGGTCGCGGCGGCCGAGGCCCTCGCCGCGGGCGGCCCGGCGCACGTGGTGGTGACCGGCGGCGACGTGGACGCGGCCGGCGAGTCGGTCGACGTGCTGGTCTCCGGCGGCGCGACCACGCTGCTGCGGGCACCTCGGGTGCCCACCCGGCACAACCACGGCACCGGCTGTTCGTTCTCGGCGGCGATCGCCGTCGGGTTGGCGGCGGGCGACCCGGTGTCGGTCGCGGTGGCCGCCGCCAAGGAGTACGTCACCCGGGCGCTGACCGGCGCGCGGGGTTGGGAGCTGGGTGCGGGACGCGGCCCGCTGGACCACTTCGGCTGGTCCCGTTGA
- a CDS encoding thiamine phosphate synthase — MTRPAPPTAGVVVLTDRWQARRPLVEVIAAAVAGGVRSVVLREKDLPRAERAALAADLRAVLTGAGGTLIVAGPDPLGGDAVHLPAAGPYPPPQHTLVGRSCHDAAELDRLTSEDYVTLSPVHPTRTKPGYGPPLGVDGLRRLVAISPVPVLALGGIETPDQVRDCVTAGAAGVAVLGAIMRAPDPTHTAATLTQAFTSARALPTDRAVTTLGRASPEAATPLPSTPHPSTEPPTTGLRPTVPTQGSSLTARSGHGRPQPQSATKEEK, encoded by the coding sequence GTGACCCGGCCTGCGCCGCCGACCGCCGGCGTCGTGGTGCTCACCGACCGGTGGCAGGCGCGTCGGCCGCTGGTCGAGGTGATCGCCGCAGCGGTGGCCGGGGGAGTGCGCTCGGTGGTGCTGCGGGAGAAGGACCTGCCCCGCGCCGAACGGGCCGCCCTCGCCGCCGACCTCCGGGCCGTCCTCACCGGGGCCGGCGGCACGCTGATCGTCGCCGGGCCGGACCCGCTCGGCGGTGACGCCGTCCACCTGCCCGCCGCCGGGCCCTATCCGCCTCCCCAACACACCCTGGTCGGCCGCTCCTGCCACGACGCGGCGGAACTCGACCGGCTCACCAGCGAGGACTACGTGACGCTCTCGCCGGTCCACCCGACCCGCACCAAACCGGGGTACGGCCCGCCGCTGGGCGTCGACGGGTTGCGCCGGCTGGTGGCGATCAGCCCGGTCCCGGTCCTCGCGCTGGGCGGCATCGAAACCCCCGACCAGGTCCGCGACTGCGTCACGGCCGGCGCGGCCGGTGTCGCCGTCCTCGGCGCGATCATGCGCGCCCCCGACCCCACCCACACCGCCGCCACCCTGACCCAAGCCTTCACCAGCGCCCGCGCCCTCCCCACGGACCGCGCGGTCACCACGCTGGGCAGAGCTTCCCCCGAGGCGGCCACCCCCCTGCCGTCAACCCCGCACCCGTCGACGGAGCCCCCCACGACGGGGCTGCGGCCGACCGTGCCCACGCAGGGATCAAGCCTGACCGCCCGGAGTGGGCACGGTCGGCCGCAGCCCCAAAGCGCAACCAAGGAAGAAAAGTGA
- a CDS encoding thiazole synthase produces the protein MSLEIGGVTLGSRLILGTGGAANLHVLEQAIRASGTELVTLALRRVDTGPVAGGGLLDLLDRCGVRLLPNTAGCHTAVEAVKTAHLAREAFDTDWVKLEVIGDERTLLPDGVELLRAAEELVADGFTVLPYTSDDPVLARRLADVGCVAVMPAGAPIGSGLGVGNPHHIRLIRQVVDVPVILDAGIGTASDAALAMELGCDAVLLASAVTRAADPVAMATAMRYAVEAGRLAYGAGRIARRFHALASTPDEGRPEL, from the coding sequence ATGTCCCTGGAGATCGGCGGCGTGACCCTCGGGTCGCGGCTCATCCTCGGCACCGGCGGCGCCGCCAACCTGCACGTGCTGGAACAGGCGATCCGCGCCTCCGGCACCGAGCTGGTCACCCTCGCCCTGCGCCGGGTCGACACCGGCCCGGTGGCCGGCGGTGGGCTGCTCGACCTGCTCGACCGGTGCGGGGTGCGGCTGCTGCCGAACACGGCCGGCTGCCACACCGCCGTCGAGGCGGTGAAGACCGCGCACCTGGCCCGGGAGGCGTTCGACACCGACTGGGTGAAGCTGGAGGTGATCGGCGACGAGCGCACCCTGCTGCCCGACGGGGTGGAGCTGCTGCGGGCGGCGGAGGAGCTGGTCGCGGACGGGTTCACCGTGCTGCCGTACACGTCCGACGACCCGGTCCTGGCCCGGCGGCTGGCCGACGTGGGCTGCGTCGCCGTGATGCCGGCCGGCGCCCCGATCGGCTCCGGTCTGGGCGTGGGCAACCCGCACCACATCCGGCTGATCCGGCAGGTCGTCGACGTGCCGGTGATCCTGGACGCGGGAATCGGCACCGCCTCCGACGCGGCGCTCGCCATGGAGCTGGGCTGCGACGCGGTGCTGCTGGCCAGCGCGGTCACCCGGGCCGCCGACCCGGTGGCGATGGCCACCGCGATGCGGTACGCCGTCGAGGCCGGCCGGCTCGCGTACGGGGCGGGCCGGATCGCCCGGCGCTTCCACGCCCTCGCCTCCACCCCCGACGAGGGGCGGCCCGAGCTGTGA
- the thiS gene encoding sulfur carrier protein ThiS has translation MELTVNGAGRSLPDASTLADLVRVVTDQRRGLAVAVNGEVVPRGGWPARVLCEGDRVEVLSAAQGG, from the coding sequence GTGGAACTGACGGTCAACGGGGCCGGACGCAGCCTGCCCGACGCGTCGACGCTCGCGGACCTGGTCCGCGTGGTCACCGACCAGCGGCGCGGGCTGGCGGTCGCGGTCAACGGCGAGGTGGTGCCCCGGGGCGGCTGGCCGGCGAGGGTGCTGTGCGAGGGCGACCGCGTCGAGGTGCTCAGCGCCGCCCAGGGCGGGTGA
- the thiO gene encoding glycine oxidase ThiO: MLTTRGADDRPDVAVVGAGPVGAAIAWRCAQRGLRVVVHDPAPGSGASRVAAGMLAPVAEAYFGEHELTGLLTASAARWPDFAAELTEAAGMPFGHRTEGTLVVGLTADDLAEARRLWSYQQQLGLPITALRPSQLRDREPALAPRVRGGAVAPGDHQVDPRRLVTALRAAAERAGVRWSPAVVGALAEVDARVVVVAAGCGAATLTGLPVRPVKGQVLRLRAPGRAAPGFRHVIRGYADGEPVYLVPRTDGEVVVGATVEERADTEVTAGAVLRLLRAAVALVPELAEYDLVEAAAGLRPGTPDNAPILGPLPGQPGVLAATGHHRHGIVLTPLTADLITELVVTGVADPLLAPFAADRFTAGPAARPGASRVADPARPGDGPDGTGPRTQEETWN, from the coding sequence GTGTTGACCACCCGTGGTGCCGACGACAGACCCGACGTGGCGGTGGTGGGGGCGGGGCCGGTGGGGGCGGCGATCGCCTGGCGGTGCGCGCAGCGCGGCCTGCGGGTGGTGGTGCACGATCCGGCGCCGGGCTCGGGGGCGTCGCGGGTGGCGGCGGGGATGCTCGCGCCGGTCGCCGAGGCGTACTTCGGTGAGCACGAGCTGACCGGCCTGCTGACCGCGTCGGCCGCCCGCTGGCCCGACTTCGCCGCCGAGCTGACCGAGGCGGCCGGGATGCCGTTCGGCCACCGGACCGAGGGCACCCTGGTGGTCGGCCTGACCGCCGACGACCTGGCCGAGGCGCGGCGGCTCTGGTCGTACCAGCAGCAGCTGGGCCTGCCGATCACGGCGCTGCGCCCGTCGCAGCTGCGCGACCGCGAGCCGGCGCTGGCCCCCCGGGTGCGCGGCGGCGCGGTCGCCCCCGGCGACCACCAGGTCGACCCGCGCCGGCTGGTCACGGCGCTGCGCGCGGCGGCCGAGCGGGCCGGCGTGCGGTGGTCGCCGGCCGTGGTCGGCGCGCTCGCCGAGGTGGACGCCCGGGTCGTCGTGGTCGCCGCCGGGTGCGGCGCGGCGACGCTGACCGGGCTGCCGGTCCGGCCGGTCAAGGGCCAGGTGCTCCGGCTCCGCGCGCCCGGCCGCGCCGCGCCGGGCTTCCGGCACGTGATCCGCGGGTACGCCGACGGCGAGCCCGTCTACCTGGTGCCCCGCACCGACGGGGAGGTGGTGGTCGGGGCGACCGTCGAGGAACGCGCCGACACCGAGGTGACCGCCGGTGCGGTGCTGCGCCTGCTCCGCGCCGCCGTCGCCCTGGTCCCCGAGCTGGCCGAGTACGACCTGGTCGAGGCGGCGGCCGGGCTGCGCCCCGGCACTCCGGACAACGCGCCGATCCTCGGGCCGCTGCCCGGCCAACCCGGGGTGCTCGCCGCCACCGGCCACCACCGGCACGGCATCGTGCTCACCCCGCTCACCGCCGACCTGATCACCGAGCTGGTCGTCACCGGCGTGGCGGACCCGCTGCTGGCGCCCTTCGCAGCCGACCGCTTCACCGCCGGCCCGGCCGCGCGGCCGGGAGCCAGCCGGGTGGCCGATCCGGCGCGGCCGGGAGACGGCCCCGACGGCACCGGCCCGAGAACGCAGGAGGAGACGTGGAACTGA
- the thiE gene encoding thiamine phosphate synthase — MPSLGRLHLITDTRPGRNPLAVLRAALPVARSELVVQVRVEDSATDRQAYDLARRAVALCAAYGATCLVNDRLHVALAVAAAGGHVGADDLPVGAARRVLGSAAVLGATAREPATAAAAVAAGASYLGVGPCHPTSTKTGLPDPIGPAGLRAVAEAVAVPVIAIGGVTAAAVPVLRAAGAYGVAVVGAVSDAADPARATAELLGALTC, encoded by the coding sequence GTGCCGTCCCTGGGACGACTGCATCTGATCACCGACACCCGGCCCGGCCGGAACCCGCTCGCGGTGCTCCGCGCCGCCCTGCCGGTCGCCCGCTCCGAGCTGGTCGTCCAGGTCCGGGTCGAGGACTCCGCCACCGACCGGCAGGCGTACGACCTGGCTCGTCGGGCGGTGGCGCTCTGCGCCGCGTACGGGGCGACCTGCCTGGTCAACGACCGGCTGCACGTGGCCCTGGCGGTCGCCGCGGCGGGCGGCCACGTCGGCGCGGACGACCTGCCGGTCGGGGCGGCCCGGCGGGTGCTCGGCTCGGCCGCCGTGCTCGGCGCCACCGCCCGGGAACCGGCCACCGCGGCCGCGGCGGTCGCCGCCGGTGCCAGCTACCTGGGCGTCGGCCCCTGCCATCCGACCAGCACGAAGACCGGGCTGCCCGACCCGATCGGGCCGGCCGGGCTGCGGGCGGTCGCCGAGGCGGTGGCCGTACCGGTGATCGCCATCGGTGGGGTGACCGCGGCGGCGGTGCCGGTGCTGCGGGCCGCCGGCGCGTACGGGGTGGCGGTGGTCGGGGCGGTCTCCGACGCCGCCGATCCGGCCCGGGCCACGGCGGAGCTGCTCGGGGCGTTGACGTGTTGA